A window of Streptomyces sp. N50 contains these coding sequences:
- a CDS encoding 2OG-Fe(II) oxygenase, translating to MTRQDTVARHDTVTAPSQATDRRSPVCTDAVWRLPVTVCRITQFLGEQTADALLERAIASADDTLKPSMIRDHEVVPDFRRSRSRHDFAAPELLAAIDEVLEAVEHTLGVSCRHTEPSYSLNAHNDGDFYRPHQDTSVEFTPRRLLTFVYYLHRTPRPFEGGELRVFDAALPLHTETAGRWQERTWRDWGPEHDSIVFFLPTAWHEVRPVSCPSKQHADSRFAINGWLCSPDPANRETDTSP from the coding sequence ATGACAAGGCAGGACACCGTGGCACGACACGACACTGTGACGGCACCTTCCCAGGCAACGGATCGCCGCTCGCCGGTGTGCACGGACGCGGTCTGGCGGCTTCCGGTGACGGTCTGCCGCATCACCCAGTTCCTGGGCGAGCAGACAGCCGACGCCTTGCTGGAGCGCGCGATCGCCTCCGCCGACGACACATTGAAGCCCTCCATGATCCGCGACCACGAGGTGGTCCCCGACTTCCGCCGGTCCCGCTCGCGCCACGACTTCGCCGCACCTGAGCTGCTGGCGGCCATCGACGAGGTGCTGGAAGCGGTCGAGCACACGCTCGGAGTCTCCTGCCGGCACACCGAACCCAGCTACAGCCTCAACGCGCACAACGACGGCGACTTCTACCGGCCGCACCAGGACACGAGCGTCGAGTTCACCCCCCGGCGTCTGCTCACCTTCGTGTACTACCTGCATCGCACACCCCGGCCCTTCGAGGGGGGCGAGTTGCGTGTGTTCGACGCGGCTCTGCCGCTGCACACCGAGACAGCCGGGAGATGGCAGGAGCGCACCTGGCGGGACTGGGGGCCCGAACACGACAGCATCGTGTTCTTCCTCCCCACCGCCTGGCACGAGGTACGGCCGGTCAGCTGCCCCAGCAAGCAGCACGCGGACAGCCGCTTCGCCATCAACGGCTGGCTGTGCAGCCCCGACCCCGCCAACCGCGAGACCGACACGAGCCCGTGA
- a CDS encoding tail fiber domain-containing protein, with the protein MRIFRRRSRAADPGAPARLRAGTRESSGVAPVGPVNGYAVLETVATLPISTWRYLWEPEDVRHLGPMAQDWQTAFGFNQDATTIPVVDSLGVALVCIQALHRRVEELTDEVDRLRGAASVSTSGTA; encoded by the coding sequence GTGCGCATCTTCCGCCGGCGGTCCCGGGCGGCCGACCCCGGCGCCCCGGCACGGCTTCGGGCCGGGACGCGCGAGAGCAGCGGTGTGGCGCCGGTCGGCCCGGTCAACGGCTACGCGGTCCTGGAGACGGTGGCCACGCTGCCCATCAGTACCTGGCGCTACCTGTGGGAGCCCGAGGACGTGCGTCATCTGGGGCCGATGGCCCAGGACTGGCAGACCGCCTTCGGCTTCAACCAGGACGCCACCACCATCCCCGTCGTCGACAGCCTCGGTGTCGCCCTGGTGTGCATCCAGGCACTGCACCGCCGGGTGGAAGAGCTCACGGATGAAGTGGATCGTCTGCGAGGGGCCGCGAGCGTGAGCACGTCCGGGACTGCGTGA